In Trichocoleus desertorum NBK24, the following are encoded in one genomic region:
- a CDS encoding GAF domain-containing protein, with amino-acid sequence MNYVRLPGQVAICLTWSSLNLLFQHLQTDLKEQSWLRAFLFFGENSELCLHLQQSWYEAAQKTRFSTDVLDRSFPNIKTSCSDAKVALSLPFVSLPDVEAGLLILSSKFNLCLQLQTSFGSQFDHQSNLDPDSGIWEVSLIFDGQAIADFLKVPVIATAIPHCSELTAADFHHQPQMLRRFWLQLLQLMPNYRQQNAKTVLTTAPVAPTSSTIASTSSSIPSPDAALAFSSEFSPDFSQFCKSASLPMDSLNQLLQHAPIGILYESLDGGILRANTAFCRLIGYSETELRRLDYCAITYAPDLALELRLLQQIIQGQQREITLKKRFLSQDGSIIWTEVKLVLVGELEAEDSYVLIFVTDLSDRQKVAVEIQQRREREALLSKISAQIRTTFDFSAILQLAVSQLREALDTDRVLAYQLLPDQSGTCIAESVNLPYPQMLGQNFPAECIPPPHLESYRLGKLWCVANVEQESLADCHQAMLKQVHTRSMVAVSIQHIQEALDPQKRSLWGLLVVHHCRAPRNWTADEQQLIQAVADQVAIALEQANLLQQLQAYAQELEGRVNQRTRSLERSLQFEQLIRNLTETLRKGLDEDQVLQAAVEGLVETLAVDGCYASLFHSQQQVLEVRSEYCQPSFAQSLVGQSFSIQSWPSECRQKLLAGDVCTHEVTLAALPDLPLPVPLWSDRPSPDQLDTNATVIAQLISPILDDQGLIGALCVYHTQSRLFEPAEIKLIEQVANQCAIALRQAYLYRQEHQQRASAEHFRLFLEKSIDIFVEYDQAQRYIAINSAGLELLGYPLPEILGKTNQELLGSSAQELDHLIHQAFKTGEPVFVDHELSLPSGSRLFETIYTPITDPAGIVQRVVGVCRDITEFRRQWQLLETQNHQLTETTRLKEEFIATTSHELRTPLTAILGFSNVLLQEFFGQVNPKQKDYIERIHTSGQHLLDLINDILDLSRLEADRLELELQHIFINDICESAISFIQEQAENQNLHVEMEIEPELEYIVADPRRLKQMLLNLMTNAVKFTPTGAVGLKVYRSCQQRSDNIPDTINFLIWDTGIGIAEADQALLFMPFSQIDSSLSRQHQGTGLGLVITRKLAELHGGSITLESACGKGSRFILSLPL; translated from the coding sequence ATGAATTACGTTCGGTTGCCAGGTCAAGTTGCAATTTGCTTGACTTGGTCAAGCTTAAATCTTCTCTTTCAGCATTTGCAAACTGATCTAAAAGAGCAAAGTTGGTTACGGGCTTTTCTCTTTTTTGGGGAGAACTCAGAACTTTGCTTGCATCTACAGCAATCTTGGTATGAAGCTGCGCAAAAAACACGTTTTTCTACTGATGTTCTTGACCGTTCTTTCCCTAATATTAAAACCAGTTGTTCTGATGCCAAGGTGGCTTTAAGCCTACCTTTTGTTTCTCTGCCAGATGTTGAAGCGGGTCTTTTAATATTAAGCTCAAAATTCAATCTTTGTTTGCAGCTCCAAACAAGTTTTGGTTCTCAGTTCGATCATCAATCTAATTTAGACCCGGATTCAGGTATCTGGGAAGTTAGCTTGATTTTTGATGGTCAAGCGATCGCCGATTTCCTAAAAGTTCCTGTCATTGCTACAGCAATTCCTCATTGCTCCGAATTAACTGCCGCAGACTTTCATCATCAGCCTCAAATGCTACGGCGCTTTTGGCTGCAACTTCTTCAGCTCATGCCTAACTATAGGCAGCAAAACGCGAAGACAGTTTTAACTACGGCACCTGTTGCACCCACTTCATCTACGATTGCTAGCACATCTTCCTCCATTCCCTCTCCTGACGCTGCGCTAGCTTTCTCATCAGAGTTTTCTCCAGATTTCTCTCAGTTCTGTAAATCCGCCTCGTTGCCAATGGATAGCCTAAATCAGTTACTGCAACATGCACCCATTGGTATCCTCTACGAAAGTCTAGATGGCGGTATCTTAAGGGCCAATACTGCTTTTTGCCGTTTGATTGGCTATAGCGAAACTGAACTGCGGCGCTTAGATTACTGCGCTATTACTTATGCTCCCGATCTGGCTTTAGAACTCAGGTTGCTACAGCAAATCATTCAAGGACAACAACGAGAAATTACCCTAAAAAAGCGATTTCTCTCCCAGGATGGCTCCATTATTTGGACTGAAGTAAAACTGGTCCTAGTTGGCGAACTGGAAGCTGAAGACAGCTATGTTCTGATTTTTGTTACAGATCTCAGCGATCGCCAGAAGGTAGCGGTAGAAATTCAACAGCGACGAGAGCGCGAAGCTTTGCTGAGTAAAATTTCAGCTCAAATTCGGACAACTTTTGATTTTTCAGCCATCTTGCAGTTAGCTGTATCGCAACTACGAGAGGCACTAGATACAGATCGGGTCTTAGCTTATCAATTACTGCCCGACCAGAGTGGTACCTGTATTGCCGAGTCGGTCAACTTGCCCTATCCGCAGATGTTAGGGCAGAATTTTCCAGCCGAGTGTATTCCTCCTCCTCACTTAGAGTCTTATCGGCTTGGCAAGCTCTGGTGTGTTGCCAATGTTGAGCAAGAATCTTTGGCAGACTGTCACCAAGCTATGTTGAAGCAGGTGCACACCCGCAGCATGGTTGCCGTCTCCATTCAACACATTCAAGAGGCATTAGATCCCCAAAAGCGCAGTTTATGGGGTTTGCTGGTTGTCCACCACTGTCGAGCCCCTAGAAATTGGACTGCCGACGAGCAACAACTCATCCAGGCCGTTGCCGACCAAGTTGCGATCGCTTTAGAGCAAGCCAATCTTTTGCAACAGTTGCAAGCCTATGCCCAAGAATTAGAAGGTCGGGTCAACCAGCGCACCCGTTCCTTAGAGCGATCGCTACAGTTTGAGCAACTGATTCGCAACCTCACAGAAACTCTCCGTAAAGGCTTAGATGAAGATCAAGTGCTGCAAGCTGCGGTCGAGGGTCTAGTAGAAACTTTAGCGGTTGACGGATGTTATGCCAGTCTGTTTCACTCACAACAGCAAGTCTTAGAAGTACGCTCCGAGTACTGCCAACCTTCCTTTGCCCAGTCCTTAGTTGGTCAATCTTTTAGCATTCAAAGTTGGCCTTCCGAGTGTCGCCAAAAACTTTTAGCAGGTGACGTTTGTACACATGAAGTCACTTTAGCGGCACTCCCAGATCTACCCTTACCTGTACCGCTCTGGAGCGATCGCCCTAGCCCAGATCAGTTAGACACCAATGCCACCGTGATTGCCCAACTGATTAGCCCCATCCTCGACGACCAAGGTTTGATTGGAGCTTTGTGTGTTTACCATACTCAATCTCGCCTCTTTGAGCCAGCGGAGATCAAACTGATCGAGCAAGTCGCCAATCAGTGCGCGATCGCCCTACGCCAAGCCTACTTATATCGACAAGAACATCAGCAACGAGCCAGCGCCGAACATTTCCGCTTGTTTCTAGAGAAATCAATTGACATCTTTGTGGAGTATGACCAAGCGCAACGCTACATCGCCATTAACTCTGCGGGGCTCGAACTCTTGGGATATCCCCTCCCCGAAATCTTGGGTAAAACGAACCAAGAGTTACTAGGCTCCTCCGCCCAAGAGCTGGATCACCTCATTCATCAAGCCTTCAAAACTGGAGAACCTGTTTTTGTCGATCACGAATTATCCCTGCCTTCTGGCTCCAGATTGTTTGAAACCATTTACACGCCAATCACCGATCCAGCAGGGATTGTTCAACGAGTAGTGGGAGTTTGTCGAGACATCACTGAATTTCGTAGGCAGTGGCAGCTCTTAGAAACCCAAAACCATCAACTGACCGAAACGACTCGCCTCAAAGAAGAATTCATTGCTACCACCAGCCATGAGCTACGAACCCCTCTGACCGCAATCTTAGGCTTCTCCAACGTTTTGCTACAAGAATTTTTCGGTCAGGTGAATCCTAAGCAAAAAGATTACATCGAGCGCATTCATACTAGCGGTCAGCACTTACTGGATCTGATCAATGACATTTTAGATTTGTCACGCTTAGAAGCCGATCGCCTAGAACTCGAACTCCAGCACATTTTCATCAACGATATTTGTGAAAGTGCCATTAGTTTCATTCAAGAGCAAGCCGAGAACCAAAACCTGCACGTAGAAATGGAGATTGAGCCAGAACTGGAATACATCGTGGCTGATCCCAGGCGGTTGAAACAAATGCTACTTAACTTAATGACTAATGCTGTGAAATTCACACCCACCGGAGCAGTGGGCCTGAAAGTTTACCGCTCTTGCCAGCAGCGATCCGACAATATTCCAGATACCATTAACTTCTTGATCTGGGATACAGGCATTGGCATTGCTGAAGCAGACCAAGCTCTACTCTTTATGCCCTTCTCCCAAATTGACAGCTCTTTGTCTCGGCAGCATCAGGGTACGGGTTTAGGTCTTGTCATTACCCGTAAGTTGGCAGAACTCCACGGCGGTTCAATCACCTTAGAGTCGGCCTGTGGGAAAGGTTCACGTTTTATTTTGTCCTTACCGCTGTAA
- a CDS encoding Crp/Fnr family transcriptional regulator — translation MYSVSSPSEASRPFLTWQRILDWSQEHYRCRVFSKDEKIPARPGLLYLVQKGSVRLVGSAQVSATSNSRLPRISPEEAFLGFVGAGQPFEIVAQSPFTLQSYAHVDQTSVVWMYWHDLDNWPHFRREVLDAFRYQHQRKLLWLSTLGQRRTIDRLLGFLTLLIEEFGEPCENGYFLPWSLTHAQIGSAIGSTRVTVTRLMGKLRQKGLIYNQGDNLLCLPADSLANR, via the coding sequence ATGTACTCAGTATCCTCACCTTCAGAAGCATCTCGGCCTTTCCTAACCTGGCAGCGCATCTTAGATTGGTCTCAGGAGCACTACCGCTGTCGTGTCTTCAGCAAAGATGAAAAGATTCCAGCTCGCCCTGGCTTACTGTATCTTGTGCAGAAAGGTTCTGTCCGATTAGTCGGCAGCGCCCAAGTCAGTGCGACTAGCAATTCACGCTTGCCTCGCATTAGCCCTGAAGAAGCTTTCTTAGGCTTTGTAGGTGCAGGACAACCCTTTGAAATTGTGGCTCAGTCTCCCTTTACCCTACAAAGTTATGCTCACGTAGACCAAACTTCTGTGGTTTGGATGTACTGGCATGACCTGGACAATTGGCCCCATTTTCGCCGCGAAGTGCTAGATGCCTTCCGCTACCAGCACCAGCGCAAACTACTGTGGTTGAGTACTCTAGGGCAGCGTCGCACCATCGATCGTTTATTAGGATTCCTCACCTTATTAATCGAAGAATTTGGGGAACCTTGCGAGAACGGTTATTTTCTGCCTTGGTCTCTCACCCATGCCCAAATTGGTAGCGCGATCGGTTCCACTCGTGTCACAGTGACACGCTTGATGGGTAAGCTGCGCCAAAAAGGATTGATTTACAATCAGGGCGATAACTTGTTGTGTCTGCCTGCCGATTCTCTAGCAAATCGTTAA
- a CDS encoding ABC transporter substrate-binding protein: protein MSPKNETTVLAVSLLITLGLLGAGAWWLTHRTPGSGIGTLLGSPGDGVANPDPSVPGAAQISFGEQSLTGGTLSSSKQQGMKALAQESYDQAVANFTAALQEQRNDPETLIFLNNARIGQRKSYAIAVVAPVKTDLNGALELFRGVAQAQSEINQAGGINGAFLRVAIANDDNDPDTAKRLAATLVENQQILGVVGHYSSDVTLATKPVYADGELVAISPVSTSVELSASGGQPAGSPHYVFRTVPSDYVAARALADYMLTKLQKQNAVVFFNSQSNYSKSLKSEFVSSVLTRGGQVVAEFDLSDPSFSAAKSIEQALKQNAEVLMLAANTSSLDRALQVVQLNRQRLSLLGGDDVYTPKTLEIGGDAAVGMVLSVPWHIDGDPTAKFPSQSRQLWGGDVNWRTALAYDATQALIAGLQRNSTRAGVQQTLSSSDFSTTGASGTIRFLPSGDRNASVQLVRVVPGQRSGTGYDFVPVPLQ from the coding sequence ATGTCTCCTAAAAATGAAACGACCGTTCTTGCCGTCTCGTTGCTAATTACCCTAGGTCTTCTGGGTGCTGGTGCTTGGTGGCTGACGCATCGCACACCTGGTTCGGGGATTGGGACTTTGTTGGGTTCTCCAGGTGACGGGGTTGCTAATCCTGATCCGTCTGTCCCAGGGGCAGCGCAAATTAGCTTCGGTGAACAATCTCTAACGGGTGGGACGCTTAGCTCTAGCAAGCAACAAGGCATGAAAGCCTTAGCTCAGGAAAGCTATGACCAAGCCGTTGCTAATTTTACGGCAGCTTTACAAGAGCAGCGCAATGACCCAGAGACTTTGATTTTTCTCAATAATGCTCGGATTGGTCAGCGAAAAAGTTATGCGATCGCGGTTGTGGCACCCGTTAAGACTGACTTGAACGGAGCATTGGAACTTTTTCGGGGGGTGGCTCAAGCCCAAAGCGAAATCAATCAGGCTGGAGGCATTAATGGTGCTTTCCTCAGAGTGGCGATCGCTAATGATGATAACGATCCAGATACCGCTAAACGACTCGCTGCTACCTTGGTTGAAAACCAGCAAATCTTAGGTGTGGTCGGTCATTACTCTAGTGATGTGACCTTAGCCACTAAGCCAGTGTATGCAGATGGAGAGCTAGTGGCAATTTCTCCGGTCAGTACTTCGGTGGAGCTATCAGCTTCAGGAGGCCAGCCAGCAGGTTCCCCCCACTATGTTTTCCGCACTGTTCCCAGCGATTATGTAGCGGCTAGAGCCTTAGCTGACTACATGCTGACGAAGTTGCAGAAGCAAAATGCTGTGGTTTTCTTCAACTCGCAAAGCAATTACAGTAAATCGCTGAAGTCCGAATTTGTCAGTTCAGTTCTGACAAGGGGTGGGCAAGTGGTAGCTGAATTTGATTTGTCTGACCCCAGCTTTAGTGCTGCTAAGAGCATTGAGCAAGCGCTGAAGCAAAATGCTGAAGTGTTGATGTTGGCAGCGAACACGAGTAGTTTAGACAGGGCTTTGCAAGTGGTGCAACTCAATCGCCAACGCCTGAGTCTTTTAGGCGGCGACGATGTTTACACACCCAAAACTTTAGAAATAGGCGGTGATGCTGCGGTTGGCATGGTCTTATCTGTGCCCTGGCATATTGATGGCGATCCCACGGCTAAATTTCCTAGCCAATCTCGACAACTGTGGGGCGGAGATGTCAACTGGCGAACCGCTCTCGCTTATGATGCGACTCAAGCACTTATCGCAGGTTTGCAGCGCAATTCTACTCGCGCAGGTGTTCAGCAAACTCTATCTAGCTCAGATTTTTCAACCACGGGTGCGTCTGGAACCATCCGCTTTTTGCCATCCGGCGATCGCAACGCTTCTGTCCAATTGGTGAGGGTTGTACCAGGACAGCGATCGGGAACTGGATACGATTTTGTGCCCGTACCATTACAATAA
- a CDS encoding Cof-type HAD-IIB family hydrolase — protein sequence MQESTATQPTSAKSTEVTPKDIQLLVLDIDGTIAGTSNQVREPVKQAIRAAQAKGVKVAIATGRMFCSAVRFHQAVGSDLPLLAYQGALIKDVVTQQVHRHWPVSKEAAHRLLDYFEQPELRSLLSVHFYINDQLYVRELTPETKIYAERSEVEPIVVGDLRHALSDEPTKVLALSDDTDVIERLFGGLRQRYTPAELYLTKSVATFFEATNPLVNKGVAVKHLAEEILGLQAENVMTVGDNFNDVEMLEYAGIGVAMGDAPNDVKAIADWVAPSVELDGAAAAIEEFVL from the coding sequence ATGCAGGAATCTACCGCGACTCAACCCACTTCGGCAAAGTCTACAGAGGTTACGCCCAAGGACATTCAGTTACTGGTTTTGGATATTGATGGCACGATCGCCGGAACCTCAAATCAAGTTCGTGAACCTGTTAAACAAGCGATTCGGGCCGCTCAAGCCAAAGGTGTGAAGGTTGCGATCGCCACAGGTCGAATGTTTTGCTCGGCGGTACGCTTTCATCAAGCTGTTGGCTCCGACCTGCCTCTACTGGCCTATCAAGGAGCTTTGATTAAAGATGTTGTGACTCAACAAGTTCATCGCCATTGGCCTGTGTCCAAGGAAGCGGCTCATCGCTTGTTAGATTATTTCGAGCAGCCAGAATTGCGATCGCTGTTGTCAGTGCATTTCTATATCAACGATCAGCTCTACGTTCGAGAACTGACACCAGAAACCAAAATCTATGCAGAGCGATCGGAAGTGGAGCCGATTGTGGTGGGAGACTTACGCCACGCCCTGAGCGATGAACCTACCAAGGTATTGGCCCTAAGCGATGACACAGACGTAATTGAACGATTATTTGGGGGTCTGCGCCAGCGTTACACTCCCGCCGAACTCTACTTGACCAAATCTGTCGCCACTTTCTTTGAAGCCACTAATCCTTTAGTAAATAAAGGAGTCGCGGTAAAGCACTTGGCCGAAGAAATCCTGGGACTCCAGGCCGAGAATGTCATGACCGTGGGCGACAACTTTAATGATGTAGAAATGCTTGAATACGCTGGAATTGGTGTAGCGATGGGAGATGCACCCAATGACGTAAAAGCGATCGCTGATTGGGTTGCTCCCAGCGTAGAGTTGGATGGAGCCGCCGCTGCGATCGAAGAGTTTGTGCTGTAA
- a CDS encoding PstS family phosphate ABC transporter substrate-binding protein, translated as MAQKNETATLVLALLITLGLVGGGTLWLMKRSGSSLGGLLQPTPQNSSNSRSNLPPAVASQPGSQLQGFADVKDVPSGAFKYGGSTSWAPLRLTVDSAVQAAKPEFQLRYIGPDSGSASSGSGIRMLINDRLAFAQSSRPILESESSKAAQQGKELKQIPVAIDGIAVAVNPGLNLPGLTLAQLKAIYTGQITNWNQVGGPDLRITPYTRPTNSGGTVELFLEDVLEGQTFGPTVEFVATTTQAIRKLAEDPGGVYFASAPEVVPQCTIKPLPLSQQGSTFVAPYQEPLVAPSQCPAQRNRLNTDEFQQGQYPLIRNLYVVIQQNGQAEEQAGEAYANFLLTEEGQTLIAKAGFVRIR; from the coding sequence ATGGCTCAGAAAAATGAAACGGCTACGCTCGTCTTGGCGCTTTTAATTACTCTGGGGCTGGTGGGTGGAGGGACTCTATGGCTGATGAAGCGCTCTGGTTCTTCCCTGGGCGGATTGCTCCAGCCAACGCCGCAAAATAGTTCTAACTCGCGGAGCAACTTGCCACCTGCCGTTGCTAGCCAACCAGGGTCTCAGTTGCAAGGGTTTGCAGATGTCAAAGATGTTCCTTCAGGAGCTTTTAAGTATGGTGGTAGCACTTCTTGGGCTCCGTTGCGCTTAACCGTTGACTCCGCAGTTCAGGCAGCCAAACCAGAATTTCAATTGCGCTACATAGGGCCTGACTCAGGTTCGGCTAGTTCTGGCAGTGGGATTCGGATGCTGATCAACGATCGCTTAGCTTTTGCTCAGTCTTCTCGACCCATTTTAGAGTCAGAGTCGAGTAAGGCAGCGCAACAAGGGAAAGAACTCAAACAGATTCCAGTGGCGATCGATGGAATTGCTGTTGCGGTTAATCCGGGGCTGAATTTGCCAGGATTGACATTGGCACAACTGAAAGCCATTTACACAGGCCAAATTACGAACTGGAATCAAGTGGGAGGGCCTGATCTTAGGATTACACCTTACACCCGTCCTACAAATTCTGGCGGTACAGTTGAACTCTTTTTAGAAGATGTGTTGGAAGGGCAAACGTTTGGCCCTACTGTAGAATTTGTGGCGACCACCACACAAGCGATTCGCAAGTTGGCAGAAGATCCGGGTGGAGTTTACTTTGCTTCAGCGCCTGAAGTCGTGCCCCAATGTACGATTAAGCCTTTGCCTCTATCTCAGCAAGGCAGTACTTTTGTCGCTCCCTACCAAGAGCCGTTAGTTGCTCCCTCTCAATGTCCTGCTCAGCGAAATCGGCTGAACACGGACGAGTTTCAGCAAGGACAGTATCCTTTAATACGAAATTTGTACGTGGTGATTCAACAAAATGGTCAAGCTGAGGAGCAAGCAGGCGAAGCTTACGCTAATTTTTTGTTGACAGAAGAAGGCCAGACTTTAATTGCTAAAGCAGGTTTTGTCAGAATTCGTTGA
- a CDS encoding cation diffusion facilitator family transporter, protein MNCDSLWAMAEAYSRRRAIHQVLLATLWLTLLIFAVKVWAGWAAKSLSLLAESVHTLIDGFSTLLSILAVTSPYRTTGREVWGHSRLESGGALLLVALLGFSSLNLLGAALQQLEASTRNGALPFSVSMNLPLIQLLGVAIAIGICLAFFERYEARVLESVALRLNANHILQDAWLSVVVLIGLVGVWRGYVWLDPLLAIAMVFAAIQSCWRVLNWQLPLLVRQVAIAPEILAQLARQVEGVTHCYRIESRGIVGRQVFVEMYLVLHPEFTGAARVIAERVEGAIRERYGPVQTIIHIDTDQSSAENSHNSLGTNHTHDKPR, encoded by the coding sequence ATGAATTGTGATAGCCTTTGGGCTATGGCTGAGGCATACAGTCGCCGTCGGGCGATCCATCAAGTTTTATTGGCTACTCTTTGGTTGACACTGCTAATTTTTGCAGTGAAGGTTTGGGCTGGCTGGGCAGCTAAATCTCTCAGTCTGCTAGCGGAATCGGTACATACCTTAATCGATGGGTTTAGTACGCTTCTCAGCATCTTAGCGGTCACTTCGCCCTATCGCACCACGGGGCGGGAAGTGTGGGGGCATAGTCGCTTAGAATCTGGCGGTGCCCTCTTACTTGTAGCTCTGCTAGGATTTTCGAGCCTCAACTTGCTTGGTGCAGCCTTGCAGCAATTAGAAGCTTCGACTCGCAACGGTGCTTTGCCCTTTTCGGTCAGCATGAATCTGCCACTGATCCAGCTCTTAGGGGTTGCGATCGCCATTGGTATTTGTTTAGCTTTTTTCGAGCGCTATGAAGCGAGAGTCCTCGAAAGTGTGGCTCTACGACTCAATGCTAACCATATTTTGCAAGATGCTTGGCTGAGCGTTGTCGTCTTGATTGGCCTCGTGGGAGTTTGGCGCGGCTACGTTTGGCTCGATCCGTTACTGGCGATCGCGATGGTCTTTGCTGCCATCCAGAGTTGTTGGCGAGTGCTGAACTGGCAGCTACCTCTCTTAGTGCGGCAAGTGGCGATCGCCCCGGAAATTTTGGCGCAACTGGCACGGCAAGTTGAAGGGGTAACTCACTGCTACCGGATTGAGTCCCGTGGGATTGTCGGTCGGCAGGTATTTGTCGAAATGTACTTAGTGTTGCACCCCGAATTTACAGGAGCTGCCCGCGTCATTGCCGAACGAGTGGAGGGCGCGATTCGGGAACGCTATGGCCCCGTACAAACCATTATTCATATAGACACGGATCAATCGTCGGCAGAAAATTCCCACAACTCACTCGGAACCAATCACACCCACGACAAACCCAGGTAA
- a CDS encoding DALR anticodon-binding domain-containing protein, translated as MNTPISLQRVKGTLPVLYRSAIALQLAKPCRQPGLKLADAIAESFSQGAIAQKVLDSSGLGINSLILRNFTVKVEPPGWLSFELATSGLAAWLQCLTQAYVPLPEPEYDLVSLGLTLDSMPERALPNSSDFSGGQVFDLFTVQYAHARCAALLRLAGRQSELTEDLTNTGQNSPSAIALQPIPWLSATGELRLTHATEQSLIFVLIDTVDELLDLVTSAAIAQSPPLGWQARVERLASALAQAFLSFYDACRFWGEVQQRDPALVQARLGLVLATQLMLQGILRDFLGLIAPAEL; from the coding sequence ATGAATACACCGATTTCTCTGCAACGAGTAAAAGGGACGCTGCCAGTTTTGTATAGGTCTGCGATCGCCTTGCAACTCGCTAAGCCTTGCCGTCAGCCAGGGCTAAAACTTGCAGACGCGATCGCTGAGAGTTTTTCTCAAGGGGCGATCGCTCAAAAGGTATTAGATTCTTCAGGGTTAGGAATCAATTCCTTGATTCTCCGAAATTTTACGGTAAAAGTAGAGCCACCGGGTTGGCTATCCTTTGAACTTGCTACCTCTGGTTTAGCGGCTTGGTTGCAGTGCTTAACCCAAGCCTACGTGCCCTTACCAGAACCGGAGTACGATTTAGTTTCTCTAGGCCTCACGCTAGATTCCATGCCAGAGCGTGCATTGCCGAACTCATCAGATTTCTCTGGGGGTCAGGTTTTTGACTTATTTACAGTTCAGTATGCGCACGCTCGCTGTGCTGCTTTGCTACGCTTAGCGGGAAGGCAAAGTGAGCTGACTGAAGATTTGACCAACACGGGCCAGAATTCACCGAGTGCGATCGCTCTGCAACCGATTCCTTGGCTGAGTGCTACAGGTGAGCTGCGCTTAACTCACGCTACCGAACAAAGTTTAATTTTTGTCTTGATAGATACAGTAGATGAATTGCTTGATCTAGTCACCAGTGCAGCGATCGCTCAATCACCGCCTTTAGGGTGGCAAGCCAGGGTGGAGAGATTAGCCTCAGCTTTGGCGCAGGCATTCCTCAGTTTCTATGACGCTTGTCGGTTTTGGGGGGAGGTACAGCAACGAGATCCAGCTTTAGTGCAAGCTCGGCTTGGTTTAGTATTGGCTACTCAACTTATGCTACAGGGAATACTGCGTGATTTTTTAGGTCTCATAGCACCTGCCGAGCTGTAG
- a CDS encoding chromate transporter has product MAQEPEELQGQTAASDRVLTRKQQQQRLTELALVFLRLGAIAFGGPAAHIAMMDQEVVSRRQWMSREKLLDLLGVTNLIPGPNSTELAIHIGYERAGWRGLWVAGGCFILPAMLIVWALAAMYVRYQTVPQVAWLLYGIKPVIIAIVVQALLNLGQKAAKDVPTIVAGVGAIAAYLAGFNEILVLILLGIAVMLVKNWPLKGQSTGAFLFPLPKILAQIGTPTAAVTSISSASIPSVNWVSVFLFFLKIGSVLYGSGYVLLAFLQRDLVERHQWLTSQQLLDAIAIGQITPGPVFTTATFIGYLLAGNSGAIAGTIGIFLPAFVLVWVINPWVPKLRQSLWASGFLDGVNAASLGLMAGVTYTLGRAALMDWLTVIVAILSAIALYRFKLNAAWLVLGGGAIGFVSQQLGFLQ; this is encoded by the coding sequence GTGGCGCAGGAACCTGAGGAACTTCAGGGACAGACAGCAGCAAGCGATCGCGTTCTGACCCGCAAACAACAGCAACAGCGATTAACGGAACTCGCACTGGTATTTTTGCGTTTGGGGGCGATCGCGTTTGGGGGGCCTGCGGCTCACATCGCCATGATGGATCAAGAGGTCGTGAGCCGCCGTCAGTGGATGAGCCGAGAGAAATTGCTCGATTTGCTGGGGGTGACAAACTTGATTCCAGGCCCCAATTCGACCGAGCTAGCGATTCACATCGGCTACGAACGAGCAGGATGGCGCGGCTTGTGGGTGGCGGGAGGTTGCTTTATTCTGCCTGCAATGCTGATCGTTTGGGCGTTAGCTGCTATGTATGTTCGCTATCAAACGGTTCCTCAGGTCGCTTGGCTGCTCTATGGCATTAAACCTGTGATCATTGCCATTGTGGTTCAGGCGCTATTGAATCTGGGCCAGAAGGCAGCCAAAGATGTGCCTACGATCGTCGCAGGTGTCGGTGCGATCGCCGCCTACTTGGCTGGTTTTAACGAAATTTTGGTGCTGATTTTGCTAGGTATCGCAGTGATGCTGGTGAAAAATTGGCCTCTTAAAGGACAAAGTACTGGGGCCTTTTTATTTCCGCTTCCAAAAATTTTGGCCCAGATCGGTACCCCTACAGCAGCCGTTACTTCTATCTCATCAGCATCAATCCCATCGGTGAATTGGGTCAGCGTCTTTCTATTCTTTCTCAAGATTGGCTCTGTGCTTTACGGCAGTGGTTATGTATTGCTGGCATTTCTGCAAAGGGATTTGGTTGAGCGTCACCAGTGGTTGACCTCTCAGCAACTTTTAGATGCCATTGCCATTGGTCAGATTACACCGGGGCCAGTGTTCACTACGGCTACGTTCATTGGCTATCTGCTGGCAGGAAATTCTGGGGCGATCGCTGGAACTATCGGCATTTTCTTACCCGCTTTCGTGCTGGTGTGGGTTATTAATCCTTGGGTACCTAAGTTGAGGCAATCCCTCTGGGCCAGTGGATTTCTGGATGGGGTGAATGCGGCGTCGCTGGGATTGATGGCGGGAGTGACCTATACCTTAGGACGAGCCGCACTGATGGATTGGTTGACCGTGATTGTGGCAATTTTGAGTGCGATCGCGCTGTACCGCTTCAAACTCAACGCTGCCTGGTTGGTACTAGGAGGAGGGGCGATCGGATTTGTCTCCCAGCAATTGGGCTTTCTCCAGTGA